A single genomic interval of Bos javanicus breed banteng chromosome 26, ARS-OSU_banteng_1.0, whole genome shotgun sequence harbors:
- the PRAP1 gene encoding proline-rich acidic protein 1 gives MRRLLLLASLAAVLLLEAGSARIPQVHVQTKGKVGAEQDTEVWDARAVESPEKDNQLIWLLMAPKLMATSKEQKGAKAPAETEDALGHVLGPREGPEPDWDSLFHDGPEEALEEARPWARVLPPRQVLHGPEEDRDHIYHPREP, from the exons ATGAGAAG gctCCTGCTGCTCGCCAGCCTGGCGGCTGTGTTGCTGCTGGAGGCAGGCTCAGCCCGGATCCCCCAG GTCCACGTCCAGACCAAAGGCAAAGTCGGGGCTGAGCAGGACACAGA GGTCTGGGACGCCCGCGCGGTCGAGTCTCCGGAGAAGGACAACCAGCTCATCTGGCTGCTCATGGCACCCAAGCTCATGGCCACCAGCAAGGAGCAGAAAG GTGCCAAAGCCCCAGCAGAGACTGAGGACGCCCTGGGCCACGTCCTGGGCCCGAGGGAGGGTCCTGAGCCAGACTGGGACAGCCTGTTCCACGATGGGCCTgaggaggccctggaggaggcgAGGCCCTGGGCCCGGGTGCTGCCCCCTCGCCAGGTGCTTCATGGGCCTGAGGAGGACCGAGACCACATCTACCACCCCAGGGAGCCCTGA